In the Acaryochloris thomasi RCC1774 genome, TGAAGCTGCTCTATCTGGGGTGTCAATGGAAGGAACTACCCATCGAAAAAGACAAAGATGGGATGCCAGAGATTCACTATTCAAACATCTATCGGGCCTTTCGACGATTTGAAACTCACGGCTGCTTCGATGATATTTTTGCTGGCTCTGTTGGTGTGCTGAACAAGAAAGGTCATCTCGATACCAGTGTCATTCATGGCGATGGCACAACAACCGCAGCCAAGAAGGGTGGCGATAATCTGGGGTTCAGCGGGCATAAACATATGAAGGGCGACAAAGTGGTGGCCTTCTGTGACCGCAACTGCAATGTCATTTCTCCCTTTGTCGCTGCCCCTGGCAATCGCAACGAATCCCCTCTGTTTTTGGAAGCGCTGCCCCTGGTGATGGGTATTGCTCGGCAGGTCGGTCTCGACCTCAAAAAGACGATTGTCAGTCTGGATGGGGCTTACGACAGCCGTTCCAACCGGAAAGCGATTTTCAATCGGGGCATGATCCCGAATATCAATGAAAACCCAAGGGGCAGAAAGACTCCAAAACGAGGTCGCAAACGATTCTTCATACCGGCTCTATTCCAAGAACGGTTTTTCACTATCGAACGAGTGTTTGGCTGGGAGGACAAATTCAAGCGCTTGTTGCTCCGCTTTGAGAGGATCAGTCAGTTACACTACGCCTTGAAGAGTCTGGCCTATACGATGATCAACCTCCGACATTTCTGCTAAGGCTAATCATCCCATTTTGGTGCTTGTTCAGGTCTCAAAGTAGGGGCCGAGTTTACCATGCTTGAAAAAAGTAAATGTCAGCTAAATCAGTCAAGCAAAGAGTCTAGATGAGTCGTACTGCTTGGTAGTGTACTCAATGTGAACAGCTCGGCCAATATTCAAGGGCAACAGAATAGGAAACCCGCAACCAGTTGCGTGAGAGCTGTCGCGGCCAAGCTTGATGTTGCTCACTCAACGTTTGCTCGTGTGGTCTCTGGCCGAAGCTCAGTAACGCCCGACATGGCGATCCGACTGTCTAAGGTGTTGGGAGGGTCACCAGAGAGCTGGCTGCAGATGCAAGTCAACCATGATTTGTGGGTGGCGCGTCAGCAGGAGCCTCACGATGAGCTGGTGGCTTTTGAGTTTGCTTAGATATTGCAATTGTATTAAAACGGTATGCTTCGATATCAACTTTGAGGTGAGATCTTGAATCCTGAAATTAAATGTCATTTGACGTTCCAGTATCATCCAGAACTTAATGAAGAGTTTAGCTTTGCTGATATGCGAACGGCTGAAGAAATTGCAATAGCTATTAACGGTCTAGAGGAACGAATTCAGCATTCTATGTCTTCTATAGATTGCACTTCCATGCACCAAAAAGCTCTCGTCAAAGATGGGATTTTGATTGTACAGTGTCGCTAGAATTGTCCGTTGCTCCTGAGTACTTCCAACACTCCCATCGCCGCCCTCTGCTTACTCAGCTTCTTCTTCCCCTCGATCGCAACCCCCTCAACCCGTTCCTCGAAGAATTCCATACAGCATATACATCGATACCCCTCCTCGACTTCCTCGAACTCAAAGGTAGGTAACTCCCAGTCCATGAGCTGACAGATCTCAACCAATCGCCCCACATGATTCTGCCCATCAACCGGAGGCTTCTCTAGCAACGATCGCAACTTCTCCTCCTTCAAATCAACCACCGGCTCCACTTCATCAACCACCACCGGCAGCTCCGGTACAATCCGCGCATCCACCCCCACCAGCTCCCCGTGAACAAAGGCAGAGAGCCATAACCAATAAGCTCGATGCCGCGCCACTTGTTTACGCTGATCGCAACCCGCTGTCGCCGTCGTCTGCAGTTCCCCATCGATGTATACTTCAGCCCAGGCCAAAAATCTGCCATCCTGCGATAACTCTGTACATTTCAGAGCATCCCAAGAATCCTCCTGAATAACAGCGATAGACAACACGCTGGCCGCATCCCGCACCTTCTCTTCCAGATGTTTTAACACCATTTCCTGCAGCTCCCAATCGTTTCCTTGTATCAGCAGCAGATAGTAGTCCAGCACCACAAGCCGATTCTGCTCCAACCGAGATCGCACCTCCTCCGCCAGGGCCACCGATAGCTCACCCTCAGCATGTTTGATCCACCGCGAAAACTCTTTCTCAGGCAGCTCGTTAACGCTATCTTCCGATTCCAGCTTTTCCAGCAGTCCTTGCTTAGCCTTGGTCTTAAAATAGGTGCTTGTTCGCCGCTCCTCTTCTAGAACAGCTTCATTGATGTGACGCCCCAGTTCTTCCAGATCTTTCTTTGTATAGGGCGACTCTGCCCCATGCAGCAATGCCTTAATAATCCGGTGGTTGATCAGGTCGGCTATCCGGCGAATAGGCGAGGTGAAGTGCCCATAGGCCGGAAGATTCAATGCAAAGTGCCCAATGAGCGCGGGGCCATACTCTGCTCTATTCATCCAGCCTTGCAGCCGCCGTCGAATGGCTGTGGCCGACCCCAGCACCAGAAGTGCCTGCAGCATCTCGTCCTGGTCCGGTGCGATCGCTTTTGCGGTGTGATTTCGATAGAGTGCCGGTTGATCGCGGTCGGCTAGCCACTGGGCAGCAGCAGTATTGGCCGCAATCATGAACTCTTCTATAACGCGATGGCTATGGTACTTTGCATTGGGATTATCAGATAGATTGCCCTCTTCATTGATGTATATGTTTTTACCGAAAGCTGATGCTCCAATAGCCCCTGTCGCCATCCGCTGCTGGTTCAGCTTGGCGGCCCACTCCTGGCAGAGCTTTAGCGTATTGTGCCAGCGGAGTTTGGGACTTGCAATGGCGTAGTCGGCTTCAGCGTAGGCAAAGCGTTTGGCGCTACTCAGGCAGGACTCGAAAATCTTGCAGTTGCTGACTGAGCCGTCATTGGCTAACTCTAGTTCGAATGTAAGTGTGGCTCTCGGTTGGCCTTCCTGTAGGCTCAGTGTTGCCTCACTCAAAATCCTCGGCAGCATGGGGCTGTTGCCCTGCCGGTGGTAGCGGGTTTGGGTGGTTGCGATCGCGCTGTAGTCAAGGGGGGAGTAGAGGGGGATGTGTTCGGATACATCGCTGATGTGGACTTGGATGGTTGCGCCTGTGTCGGTTTCTTCGCACCAGATTGCATCATCGAGGTCGAGGGAGGTGGGGCCGTCGATGGTGATGCCTTGGACTTCCGGGCGGGTGCGATCGGGCTGTAGAGTTGCGATCGTCTTGGCTTGAGTGATGGCTTCTGTTGAGAAACGCTGTTCAATCACGGCTTGCTAGCCTCCTATCTATGAAGCTGCAAAGATTTCTAACACTATCGGTAAATCTGCACAAATTAGATGAATATCTACCAACAGGGAATTATTGATTCTATCTTTGGATAGGAAACACAAGGCAAGAACTGAGCTAACTTACTATCAACACTCTTCTGAACTCCGCACACTCTCATCGAGCAGACGCATGTCTTCCTCTGTTCAGGCCAAGCTAATCGAATATCTGAGACAGGAATTGACGATACCCAGTGAGTCTATCAACCTCGCGCTACGTCAGCAACCTGAACCATCGAGCCATCTGCACATCATCCTGTGGCAATACGGTCTGATCACCCTAGAGCAGCTCAACGCCATCTTTGACTGGCTAGAGAATTCTACCCCAAGGCTCACTTGAGCAGGCCATTATGGCGCTTCAACATGCCTGCGAATCAATGACATACTGAGTAGATTGCAAGAAATAGGCTATCCCAGTGAGACGCGGTGACATTGTTCGCTTGACGAACACCTATTCTCTCAATCCTCAGTTAGCAGAGTATACCCACGGAATCATCGCTGCCAGAGTTAAACTTGATGCTCAGCCTCTTTCCAAGAAATCCTCAGATGTCGTTGTCAAAGAGCTAGTCGTTTATCTCTACTGTCCCAAATCATCTCGAATCTGCCTGGATGAATCTGGAATTCCTGCATTGTTTAGTTTTGCCGTGGATGAAGTAGAGCTATATCAAGCTATAAAGCATAATAATTGGCACTAACTTAAACAACAGAGCAACCTGGAGTTGTGTGAAAACTGATTCGATTTTCTATACGATTTTCAAAACTGACCCCGGAATTTTATTCGAGCTTCTAGGTCAGCCATCGACTTTAGCCACAGGATACGAGTTCCGTTCCGTTGAAATCAAGCAGCTTGCCTTCAGGATAGATGGCCTCTTCCTACCGAGACTAGATGCACCAGACCAGACCGTTATCTTCCTAGAAAACCAGTTTCAGCCAGATCCAGAGTTTTACCATCGATTTTTTGGCGAAATCATTACCTACCTCAAGCAGTACCCCAGCACAGCCGATTGGCAGGCGGTGGTTATCTTCCCAGAGCGAAAGATTGAGCCGGATGATGCTCATCTGTACCGAGCGCTCCTCAACAGTGATCAGGTCTACCGTCTTTACCTTGAAGACCTTGCCGATGTCACGACTGACTCAATTGGGATTGGCTTGATGCAATTAATTATTGCCGATTCAGTGGAAGCTGCCTCTAAAGCACGATCATTGCTATCGAGAGCAAAAGCTCAGGGGCGGACAGATCCTCAAATGCCTGCGATAATGGAGCTGATAGAGACTATTGTGATCTACAAATTCCCTCAATTAGAACGAGCGGAGATAGAGCGTATGTTGGGCTTAAGCGATCTCAAAGAAACAAAGGTCTACCAAGAAGCCGTGCAGGAAGGTCAACAAAAAGGACGCCTCGAAGAAAGCCAGTCCCTCGTCCTGCGTCAGCTCACTCGCCGCCTTGGTGAGATTCCACCAGAGTTGCGATCTCAAATAGAAGGGTTGTCGCTGGAGCAAACCGAGGCATTGGGTGAGGCGCTGCTGGACTTTACGGAACAGGGGGACTTGGTGGAATGGCTGGAAGGCAATCGGTAGGCTTCGGGTTGAGATGCTTGAATGCCATTCTGAAACCACTGCACCCTAAAGCCCACCCCAGCAGAGCAGCAGCAACCTCCGCTTCCCTACAGAAAACGATAGTCCTTCCCGCGCTGCGATAGTTCTGCGTTAGTCTGGCGGGTGGTCTCTGGTAGTCTGGGTTTGTCGTTTTATACTTTGGCTTTTGTCGTATCCCGTGTTGCTCTCTTTCTCGGTGTTTTTGCCTTGGCTTTGGTAGATGTTTTCGCTTTAGATGCCGCTGGCTTTCGCCCTCTCTTTGGCTTTTGGGCTGCGTTGGGAGTATCAGTGGGAGCTGGAGTGCTTTCTGCTATTGCTTCAACCACAAGGTCCGGTTGGAGTTTCGGAGCTTTAGATTTTCGCCCTGGACTTTTAGGCTTTGCCTCTTTGGCAGCGGGAACGACTTGATAGCTCAATGGTGCAGATGCTTTCTGCCACTTGTTGGTTTTAACGCCCCGGTGTAATGCAGTTGTCATCCTTCTGCGTTCAACTTTGAGATCTTCACTGCTGAGGTCGCCGTAGAGCCACTGAATGATCGCGTCCCGGTGAACCGCTTTCCCTTCCCGTTGTTCTAAGACAGAAACAATCGCTTCATTCTTTTTCATTTCTTGGTAGGGAGGCTGTAGCTCAAGAACGCTGTTAGCCTTTGCAGTTGCTGTCTCTCGCTTTGCCTTGGGTGCTTTTGCCTTTGCCCTATTCTTAGTCGTTGCCCCTGGCTTTTGGTTGGAGACTTTCGACTTTGCAACCGTCTTTGCTGCTGTTGTGCGGGGGGCGGGTGATACTTTCTGACTGCCTTGCTTTTTACGTTTGTTTGTTGCCCCTTTGATCTGGTAGCTAGAAGGTTTTCTTCCCTTCTGCCATAACTTATTCTTCTCTCCCTGGTACAAGAGCGTTTTCAGCCGCTTCGACTCAGCTCTATGGTCTACTGCGCTCAAGGTGCCAAAGAGTTCTTGGGTCAGGGCATCAGCTGTGACCGCTTGACCCTGGTGAGCTAGCAACACTGTGGTGATTGCCTCCAGTCGCGTCAGCTCTTGATAAGCAGGCAGCATTGTCCGTGGGCTACTTCGACCGCTTTTTGCTGGGGTTGGTTCGGGTGCGGCTGTTGTCTCCAAGGTTTCACTTGGGGGTGCAGCGGTTTCTGGATCGCTTTGGGTCGGAGCTAGGTCTAAGCTATCAGTGGGAGCATTAGCTTGAGGACTCAAGAATAGCCCAGGGGAGGGCGTTTCAATACGTTCTTGTAGAGGTGCCACACCATGAGTCGGGACAAGCTGATTGAGCAGCAATGCATCAACGTGTTCAAGTTGCTCTCTGAGGTTGGCGACCTTCGCATCGGCTTCGGATAACTCTTGTTCAAAGTGAGACTTGAGGGTGATGAGGTAGTCGATAGGAGAGGAATCTGGAGTGGCTGAGGACATTCTGATCTGATTTCATTGATGATTACGTTTCTCTATCTTATGGCCAGATGTAGTTGGAGGTTCGCTCTAAGAAATGCAGTTGCTCAATATGCGAGAGATTGGCATTGTTCACAATGAGAATATGGCTCAATTGAGATTGTAGTCCGATAGCTTAAAGTCACTGTCAGACAGTAGTTGTAGGGGGTGTATCGTCACAAGAGTGTTACCCAGGTCTCCGAGTCGATGAGCTATGCCCTGTCCTGGAATGTTCAGCCTGAGTCGGCGGAACACTTTTTTCCCTGTATTGTCTAAACTTCCAGTAGAGGAATACGATACTGCATATCTGAGGATAACGAAATTGTGGAGAACTTATTGCCTTTTCGTCAATATCCCAACAATCAGATCTTGTTTTTGATGCCGCGCTCCTTTGAAGAAACGAGACAGGCCATTGAATCTCTGAAGTCTGGCGTCGTTCTATTGCTCAACTTGAAAAGATTTGAAACCCAGTCAGCTCAGAGAATAGCTGATTACACTGCTGGTAGCGCCTGCGCCATTTCAGCCCATCATATTGAGATCAGTAAGGACTTGTTCCTACTTGCACCCGAGCATTGCAAAATTACAACCCAGATCTAACTTACTGCGATTGCCAATTGCATCACTGACTATTTGCCATATAGGGGAAGTGTACTCAGAGTTGCGATCGCAGATAAAGGAGTTGTCTCTCAAGCAGACGGAAGAGTTGGGAGAGGCGCTGTTTTCGGAACAGGGTGATCTGTGGGAGTGGTTGGAGAGGAGTTAACGTCGCAACTGCTTGCTCACCATCTTGCGGGAAAAGCTAATGTTCACCGATGCCTGCTCTGACCAATCCTGTACCAATCGGTAAAACAAGTTGCGATCGCCCGACTGCAGTACAGCCACTTGATCAGCGGTCTCAATCGTATAGGGATATCCACCCCCGATAATGACCTCGCCCCGGACATAGTTGAGGATGCGCTCAAAATGCCCCTCATCATAAATCCAGCGTGGGAACTCCAGACGCACGGGCGCATTGCCGTTGGTCTTCATATACAGGAAGGCAATCGCATCTGCCTGTTCTTCATATAGGCTCAAAATGCCCTGACTTCTGGCATCGCCTGTGCGATCGCAGATAAAGACTGGGGTGCGATCGCCCCAGTTCATCTCATTGCCCAGGAGCTGAGCATCGTTGAGGAGTGTTGTTTCTGGTAATACCTCCAGACATCTAAGCATCTGCACGATGTCGCAGGCTTGGGAGGTATCAATGTAGCCGACCACTGGGACTTTGTACTTCTCACTGGCTCTAAGTAGCGCGACTATTTGTTTGGCGTAGAAGAGCTTGCATTCAAAGTCGGAAGCTTCGGCAAAAGTGGCGACCAGTGAGCCATCAAAGAAAACTAGGCAATCATCACAGCTAGGATGACTCTCCATGAATTCAATGATGCGCTCTACTTCCATCTGAAAGCGCCGCATACTCACCTGACGATTGAGGGTGCGCTCGTTCTCTAGATCGAGTTGAGCGGGCGTCATCAGAGCCAAGCGATTGTCCTTTTGATATTCGCCTGTTTCTGAATGAGGGTTTGCAAACCAACCGATTTGCACCAAGGCGATAGGAGGAGAAACGTCTTTGCTAGGAAAGATTTGAGAGCCATCGACGGCAAAGGTGGTCACTCCTGTGAGGACATCTCGGACCCATTGCAAACTCCGTTCTCTGTTGGC is a window encoding:
- a CDS encoding Rpn family recombination-promoting nuclease/putative transposase; translation: MKTDSIFYTIFKTDPGILFELLGQPSTLATGYEFRSVEIKQLAFRIDGLFLPRLDAPDQTVIFLENQFQPDPEFYHRFFGEIITYLKQYPSTADWQAVVIFPERKIEPDDAHLYRALLNSDQVYRLYLEDLADVTTDSIGIGLMQLIIADSVEAASKARSLLSRAKAQGRTDPQMPAIMELIETIVIYKFPQLERAEIERMLGLSDLKETKVYQEAVQEGQQKGRLEESQSLVLRQLTRRLGEIPPELRSQIEGLSLEQTEALGEALLDFTEQGDLVEWLEGNR
- the sepF gene encoding cell division protein SepF, with translation MENLLPFRQYPNNQILFLMPRSFEETRQAIESLKSGVVLLLNLKRFETQSAQRIADYTAGSACAISAHHIEISKDLFLLAPEHCKITTQI
- a CDS encoding HigA family addiction module antitoxin; its protein translation is MNSSANIQGQQNRKPATSCVRAVAAKLDVAHSTFARVVSGRSSVTPDMAIRLSKVLGGSPESWLQMQVNHDLWVARQQEPHDELVAFEFA
- a CDS encoding DUF2949 domain-containing protein — protein: MSSSVQAKLIEYLRQELTIPSESINLALRQQPEPSSHLHIILWQYGLITLEQLNAIFDWLENSTPRLT
- a CDS encoding transposase codes for the protein MPQPQRWNEIPTQLTTEQFETFVLPYLPTGRRGPQPKLSLHTIFNYILKLLYLGCQWKELPIEKDKDGMPEIHYSNIYRAFRRFETHGCFDDIFAGSVGVLNKKGHLDTSVIHGDGTTTAAKKGGDNLGFSGHKHMKGDKVVAFCDRNCNVISPFVAAPGNRNESPLFLEALPLVMGIARQVGLDLKKTIVSLDGAYDSRSNRKAIFNRGMIPNINENPRGRKTPKRGRKRFFIPALFQERFFTIERVFGWEDKFKRLLLRFERISQLHYALKSLAYTMINLRHFC
- a CDS encoding DUF4351 domain-containing protein, encoding MYSELRSQIKELSLKQTEELGEALFSEQGDLWEWLERS
- a CDS encoding DNA double-strand break repair nuclease NurA, yielding MPLKPSELLQALGQSQAEFTDFSSNASEIYRDYRRALKKVSAQTDTDITNLLTDYEHPGARPLEPLPPSESKNWLIRSKLKWANRERSLQWVRDVLTGVTTFAVDGSQIFPSKDVSPPIALVQIGWFANPHSETGEYQKDNRLALMTPAQLDLENERTLNRQVSMRRFQMEVERIIEFMESHPSCDDCLVFFDGSLVATFAEASDFECKLFYAKQIVALLRASEKYKVPVVGYIDTSQACDIVQMLRCLEVLPETTLLNDAQLLGNEMNWGDRTPVFICDRTGDARSQGILSLYEEQADAIAFLYMKTNGNAPVRLEFPRWIYDEGHFERILNYVRGEVIIGGGYPYTIETADQVAVLQSGDRNLFYRLVQDWSEQASVNISFSRKMVSKQLRR
- a CDS encoding RNB domain-containing ribonuclease, translated to MIEQRFSTEAITQAKTIATLQPDRTRPEVQGITIDGPTSLDLDDAIWCEETDTGATIQVHISDVSEHIPLYSPLDYSAIATTQTRYHRQGNSPMLPRILSEATLSLQEGQPRATLTFELELANDGSVSNCKIFESCLSSAKRFAYAEADYAIASPKLRWHNTLKLCQEWAAKLNQQRMATGAIGASAFGKNIYINEEGNLSDNPNAKYHSHRVIEEFMIAANTAAAQWLADRDQPALYRNHTAKAIAPDQDEMLQALLVLGSATAIRRRLQGWMNRAEYGPALIGHFALNLPAYGHFTSPIRRIADLINHRIIKALLHGAESPYTKKDLEELGRHINEAVLEEERRTSTYFKTKAKQGLLEKLESEDSVNELPEKEFSRWIKHAEGELSVALAEEVRSRLEQNRLVVLDYYLLLIQGNDWELQEMVLKHLEEKVRDAASVLSIAVIQEDSWDALKCTELSQDGRFLAWAEVYIDGELQTTATAGCDQRKQVARHRAYWLWLSAFVHGELVGVDARIVPELPVVVDEVEPVVDLKEEKLRSLLEKPPVDGQNHVGRLVEICQLMDWELPTFEFEEVEEGYRCICCMEFFEERVEGVAIEGKKKLSKQRAAMGVLEVLRSNGQF